ACTTCTGGTATCCGCTGGGGTCGGTGAAGGCGAGGGGGTTGTTGCCGCAGTAGCTGTAGCCGTTGTAGTCCTGTGAGTTCAGCGGGTTGCCCACCAGCGGGTCCACGCTCAGGAAGCGGCCCACCACGGGGTCGTACACCCTACCATTCATGTTAATAAGCCCCAGCTTGTCGTAGTGCTCGTGGAAGGTGTAGCCGCGGTTAATCAGGTAGGTGGAGGGGTCGGGTAGGCTATCGTAGGTCCAGTCGCCGGGGTTGCGGCGGCGACCCCAGGCGTCGTAGCTCATCTCCTGCTCTCTTACCCCGCTGGTGTTGGAGATGGCCACTACGGAGCCGAGGTAGTCGGTGTGGAGGTAGTGCAGAGTGGTGGTGGTTCCGTCGGTAATGCTCACCGCCACCACGCCGTAGGGCGAGCTCACGTAGCAGTAGTGCTTTTCGCCTCCTCCGGGCTTCACCACCTTCTCGTAGTCGCCCACCAGGTAGCGGGTCTCCGCGAGCGTCCCCCCGCTATAGGTTTGCTCCTCCACCCGCTGCAGGTCGGTGCCGTAGCTCAGCACCAGCGAGTCCTGCCGCGTGCCCACGGCAATGGTTACCGGCTGGCTATAGGAGCTGTAGGTCACCTTTTGAGGGGTGGTAGGCAGGGCACTACCAGAGGCAGGGTCAATTTCGGTAACGGCATTGGGCAGCAGCGACTGGTAGCTGTAGCTGCCGGCGTCGGATTTCCGGGCAATGTTGCCGTTGTCAAGGTAGCTCAGGGAGCTTGCTCTAAAGGTGGCGCCGGAGCCGGGGCTTATAGAGGTAAGCCTGTTCTGGACATCATAGGTAAAGGTTTCTTTTAAGCCCGACCGTAGATTATCTGTTCTACACTCCATATTACCGGTAGCACCATTCACAACGTAGCTCTGGGAGAAGATGTTTCCATCGGTGATGGAGGCAATGTGGTGGTTGTTATCGTAGGTATACTTGGTGGTAACGCCGTTGCCCAGCAGGTAATCCACCGGCTGGCCCAGCGCCGTCTCGGTGCCCCGAGTCCAGATGGCCTTGCCGCCGCTGATAATGGAGGAGGTAAAGCTGTTCCCGTCGTAGGTGTAGCTCACCGTAAAGTTGTTGGGGTAGGTGAGCGTTAATACTCGCCCGCTGCCGTCATAGGTAATATCGTGAGTAAAGGTTTGCCCGTCTATTTCGTCCTCTACGCTGGTAAGGCGGCCATAGTTACCTATATCATAGTTAAATGTACGCGTTTGGATACCAAAGGAGACGTTATCTAATGCACCCTTCACTTGGGAGTCGTAATGGTAGGTCATGTTACCCTCCGGAAGCGACTTAGAGGTCACCCGCCCCATGGCATCGTAGGTGATGGTGGTGGTTTTGCCCCGCGCGTCGGTTACCGAGGTGGGCTGGCCCCAGGCGTTGGTGGTCACTGTGGAGGTACCGGAGTTGGAGTTCGTCACCGTACGAGTGCTCGTTTGGTAGTTGTACACATAGTGGTTGTTAACTCCTCCATTGGTGGTAACATCTATGGGTTGGCCAAGCCCGTTGTAGGTATAATTCACCTTGCCATCGGTACCATCTACAGATGCGGGAAGCCCCAGCTCGTTGTAGGTCACCGCAACGGAGTGATTGCTGTGTATTTCCATCTCAGTTACCTTGCTGCTACCGTTGCCGTAGGTGTAGCTGTAGCTCTTTCCAGGTAGGGTTTTGCTGGCTACGCGGCCGTAGCTGTCGTAGGTGTAGAAAACCACTTTCGAAGAGGGTGAGGTAAATCCCGGAAGGCTCTGGTTTTCCAGCTCCCCCTGCGCGTTGTAGGTGCTGCGCACCACCACCGTTTTGCCGCCGGGGGCAGGCCTATTCTGCTGGATGGTTCGGCCGTAGAGGTCGTGATATTCCTCCGTGGTGCCGCTGCCGGTTCGGCTGGTTGTTACCTTCCACACGGCGTTGGGAACCTCGCCTACCGCCCAGCTGTAGGCAATAGTGATGGCTTGTTTATCGGGCGGGGTAATAGAGGTGGGACGTCCCAGCGCGTCGTAGGCATTGTAGATGGTTTTAAAGCCGTTAATATCGGTATAATCGATCACCGTTCCGGTGAGGGTGTTTACGGGGCTGAGGTCGGCCTGCCCCAGCGCGTTGGTGGTGCTGGTCACGAAGCGCCCGCTGCCCTCGTAGGTGAAGGTGGTGGTACCCCGGCCGGTGGCCGCTACGCTGGCCACGTTCCCGAAGGCGCCGTAGGTAAAGGTTTTGGTCAGGGCGGCATCCGTTCCAACATCCGTTGTATGGGTGTGCACCTTCCAGCTGGGGGTATTGTATGTGATGCTGGTGGTGGCGCTGCGGGTGGTGCTACCGCCCTTTCGGTAGGAGGTAACCATGCTGCTGGGGAAGCAGGGCACCACGGGGCCGGCAAAGCCGGAGTAGGTGGTCTCCACCGCAAAATCGCCGCTCGTGCGGGTCTCGTCGGTGAGGTTGCCGTTGCTGTCGTATCTGCTGCTGATGGTGGTGGAAACCCCCTTGAGTTGATCGGTGCTCACCACGTTGGAGGGGTAGCAGAGGTAGCGGCCAGCCGAGAGGTTGATGTAGCTGTTGGTGTAGGTCTCCGTGAGCGTGGGGCCACCATTCACATCCACAGTTCTCGCCTTCAGCAGCGGGTCGTAATGGGGACTCTGGAACTCGTAGGTTTGGGTGGTGTGGGTTCCGGTGGCGTGGTCGGTCTGCTCAAACGTCTGAAATCCGAGGTAGCCCAGCCCGGTTAACTGCACGCGGGGACTGCCGTAGGCAAAGGTGCTGCTCTTGGTTCCACCCACGCCATCGGGCACGGTTACGCTCGATACCAAGTAGTGCGGTGCCGAAAAGTTCTCCAGCGGGTAGGTGGTGTTGAAGGTTCGGGAGCAGAGGGTGCCATCGGTGGAGCGGCCGTAACTCACGTTGTAGTATAGCCCATCACCCCGCTGGAAGGAGGTGATCTTGGGCTGCAGGTTGGTCTGGCTCATCTTAATCACGTTCATCTTGGTGCCGGTAAAGTAGAGCAGCTCGGTCACCCCATCACCGTCAAAATCAGTAAGGTTGCTGGGGTCGAAGTATATGGTTCCAGGGGTTACGTTCATCTCGATCAAGTTTCCATCCTTGGGAGAAAAAAAGGTCAACTTGGTGGCCGTAATTCCATCCTGAAAAACGATGTCGTCGGCCCCATCCCCGTCGAAATCGGCCACATAGGCGGCCGCAAAGGTGGGGCTTAGCACCACATCCACCAGCAGGCTTCCGCTAAACCCCACACCGTTGGAGAGCGCGATTTTAAAGAGGTTAGATTTGCTGTCAAAGTAGAGCAGGTCGCACAGCCCATCGCCGTTGAAGTCCCCAGGGGTAAATTTACTAGCCCCCATAGGTAGCGTAGTATTCATGGGCAGGGTAGTAACGCTGCCACCAGTGCAAGTATAAATCGCAAACCCAAGGCGCATGGTCACAAAGATATCGCTGACCCCATCGCCGTTGAAGTCGCGCAGGGTGTAGGTTGATTTTCCAGCGGAGATCAACTTGGTGCTGAACAGCGAATCAAAGCTGTTGAATAGCCAGTAGTTGAGCTTTCCGGTGCTGTCGTACCAAACCATGTCGGCCTTGCCGTCGCCGTTAATGTCACCAAGCTGCATGGGGGTGGCGCTGCTGTAGCCCGTGAGCACCAAATCGCCCTTGGAAATAAATCCACTCCCGGTGTTCTGGTAGATGCGGGTCTTGAGCACCGTGCCGTCGAGGTAGTCCTCCACCAAATCGGCACGCCCATCCCCATCCAAATCAGGGGTGTAGAGGTGCACCATGCCCGGCATGATGGTGGCGGTGCTGCTCAACAGCTCAAAGTCGCTGCCCACCATCCGGTAGAAATTCACCGTTGTACCGCTGGCCTTGGCCACCTCCACCGTTCCATCACCCTCGAAGTCGCCGTAGTAGGGCACTCCTCCGGCGGGTAAGCTTGTAACGGTAGTGGAGGTGTCGCTGCTGGTGTTTTCCCATGCAAAGCTGGTGACCGGCAGCTGGCTGCCGTCGCTGAGCTTCAGGGTAACACCCGTCAGCCTAGCTAAGATAGTGCCAGCGTCATCGTAGCTGAGGGTGTAGCTCTTCTGCACGCTGCTCCCCACGCTTACCGTAATGGCGGTGAGCGTTTTGGCCTGTGGTTTGATGTAGGCCCCTCCACCAAGGTAAACGGCTGGAGGGAAGGTAAGGCTGCTGTAGGTAAATGTCACGGTGATGCCGTCGGAGGCGGTGCTGGTGTTCTTGGAGTAGGTAATTTTGGTGGGAACAATCTCGCTATTCGCGGTGGTGTAGTCTATGAGGTAGTAGTTGCCGTCGGTATCGGTCACCTTACGTAGCCACCACTGGTAGGGGGCTGCCGCACCCGTTGGCGTAAAGCGGGAGGTGGCATCGCTGCCGTACTCCCACACGCTGCCGTCCTTCTGCGTTACCCGAAACCACACGGTGCCGTTGTCGAGCACCGTTTCTATTTTGGCAAACGTTTCGCGCTCCTGCCCGTAAACGGTGCTGCTGGCTAGGTAGGCTCCGCTGAGGGCCACCAGCCGGTTCCCGCCGAGCACCAGCCTATCCTGGGCGGTGAAGGTGAGGGGCGTTATGTTGCCGTCGTGGGCCATATCCTGCCCCACCCGGGTAATGGCCGAAAGGCCGTAGAGGCTCCAGCCCCTGCCGGCAAGCCCTACCCCGCTGGCGCTGCTGTAGGAAAGCGATAGGTGGGGGGTAAGCCCTCCTGCTCCTGCAGGAAGATCGATGGGTATCTGGTAGGTGGCAGCACCGGTGGGTTGAACAGAAAAGGCTCCGGGAATGGTGCCAACAAGGCCAGTTGGGGTTTGCGCATTCATAACGCCCGCTGTAAGGAGTAAAGCAGCGGCTAAGATACTGCTAATTTTGGTCATTGGTTGAGTGGTTTTGGACTTAACTTAATAGGCTTTGGAAAATAGCTGGTAGCGAATTAAGGCTACTGCTTTACTACCTGCATATCAACGGTTGCTCCGCTCTTGCTAAGCTTTACAATGTAAATACCCGCGGGTTTGGTCGAAAAATCGAGGTCCAGCTGGCTGGTGGCCGAGCGGCCCTGCATTACGAGCTGGCCGCCGCTGCTGTAAACAGCGTATGTAATAACATCCCCATCGGTGAAGTTGGGGTAGTCAACGGTAACCAACCCCTGGGTAGGGTTGGGAAATACCCTTAAGTCTTTAAAGGAAATAGGCACAAGGGGCTCCTTGCCGGTGGTGTCAGTGGCGGCTCCCGGAGCTTGGGGTACCTTGAGGGTGATCAGCAGGCGCTCCACCCGGTTGCCCGAGGCGTCGTAGGTGAACCCAATGTTTTGGCCGCTGGCGCTAGCGGCAGCGGTGGTAAGAAGAGCAAAAAGGCAAGCGTAGGTAAAGGTTTTCATACATCATTTGGTTGAGTTGTAGAACAAATATATTTCATTTATCAATTAGTTGTATCGTTTCGTCACAAACTAACATAAATATTTTTTTAATCCAATACAACAATTAATAAAATCAAGGGATCGTTGCCCAAAGAAAAATTTGGCAATGCGGCTCTTAGAGAATGTGTCAATACGACGCTGTAATACGCCAATGAAAATGCAACGGCTAGTCCCGCGAGGGACGACAGTATGGTGGCAGATTAGTGTTCAAAGTAGTTCCAGTGCCGAAGGCGCGGCAGGGCAATCCGCCAGAATGAAATGATTTGGAAACTGCGACACCGTTTATCGCATCTGTATAAACGAAACGCACCAAGCTACCCCACCGCGCTTTTCGCAATCCCCACAAGGGCTAAAGCCCTACCCGTTCTCTTCAGCATTTCATTTTTCCCCGGCCTAAAGGCGCGGGGAAATTACAGTAATGTTAGGCATGATGTGAACTGGAGGTATCCAACACATACCCAATAGCCAGAGAGCAATTTCCCCGCCATTTATGGCGGGGATGAGGTAAACCCATGCAAACTGGAGGGCTTTAGCCCTTTTCCTACCAACGCATTTGAACCAAATAAAGTAAAAGCGGCCCCAAACCATATTCAATGAACTCATATTTTTTGTAAATTGGCCTTATCGCATATGTATTCACACGTAACGGTTAATTCTTTAAACATTACCATATGCCTTACACTACCCTATACGTTCATGTAGTTTGGACCACAAAAGACAAACAGCCTTTGCTGGCAAAAACTATTCGGCAACAGCTATTCGCTCACATTCGTGAGAATGCTGCATCAAAAAATATTGTCATAGCAGCAATTGGGGGCCACCTCGACCATGCTCATTGCCTTATCTCACTAGAGCCAACCCAAACATTGGCCAATGTTATGAATCTAATCAAAGGCGAGTCCTCGTTTTGGATTAACAAAAATCACCTGCTACCGCAAAAGTTTGAATGGCAAGACGACTACTTTGGAATAACCGTAAGCCCTTCCGTATTTGAAAACGTCAGGAACTATATTCTTAACCAAGAAAGACACCACCAAAAAAAGACGTTTTCGCAGGAGTACGATGAGTTTATAGATGCCTGTGGTAAAAATAATTAAAGGGCTAAAGCCCTGCTCATTTCTTTTGGCTCCCATTTACCTCCAGCCTAAAGGCACGGAAAAATTACCAACAAACAAGCCAGGTGCCTTGTGTAAACGTGCGAAAATCAGCCACAACTAAGTTCTGTGGCTACAGAACAATTTTTTGCCAATAAAAAAAGAGGCCCCCTGCTTGGGTGACCTCTTTATCAATAGTTGTATTTAAGTATTATCTAATAATTTGAATCTTTTTGGTGGTAACACCTTGGGAGGTTACAATGCGCAAGAAGTAGATGCCGTTGCTCAAAGCCGTAGTATTTACGGTTGCCTCGTAGCCCTTAGCTTCTGACTGAGTGAGTACCTTGCCATTAACGTTAACCACTGCAATTTG
This is a stretch of genomic DNA from Williamwhitmania sp.. It encodes these proteins:
- a CDS encoding FG-GAP-like repeat-containing protein — translated: MTKISSILAAALLLTAGVMNAQTPTGLVGTIPGAFSVQPTGAATYQIPIDLPAGAGGLTPHLSLSYSSASGVGLAGRGWSLYGLSAITRVGQDMAHDGNITPLTFTAQDRLVLGGNRLVALSGAYLASSTVYGQERETFAKIETVLDNGTVWFRVTQKDGSVWEYGSDATSRFTPTGAAAPYQWWLRKVTDTDGNYYLIDYTTANSEIVPTKITYSKNTSTASDGITVTFTYSSLTFPPAVYLGGGAYIKPQAKTLTAITVSVGSSVQKSYTLSYDDAGTILARLTGVTLKLSDGSQLPVTSFAWENTSSDTSTTVTSLPAGGVPYYGDFEGDGTVEVAKASGTTVNFYRMVGSDFELLSSTATIMPGMVHLYTPDLDGDGRADLVEDYLDGTVLKTRIYQNTGSGFISKGDLVLTGYSSATPMQLGDINGDGKADMVWYDSTGKLNYWLFNSFDSLFSTKLISAGKSTYTLRDFNGDGVSDIFVTMRLGFAIYTCTGGSVTTLPMNTTLPMGASKFTPGDFNGDGLCDLLYFDSKSNLFKIALSNGVGFSGSLLVDVVLSPTFAAAYVADFDGDGADDIVFQDGITATKLTFFSPKDGNLIEMNVTPGTIYFDPSNLTDFDGDGVTELLYFTGTKMNVIKMSQTNLQPKITSFQRGDGLYYNVSYGRSTDGTLCSRTFNTTYPLENFSAPHYLVSSVTVPDGVGGTKSSTFAYGSPRVQLTGLGYLGFQTFEQTDHATGTHTTQTYEFQSPHYDPLLKARTVDVNGGPTLTETYTNSYINLSAGRYLCYPSNVVSTDQLKGVSTTISSRYDSNGNLTDETRTSGDFAVETTYSGFAGPVVPCFPSSMVTSYRKGGSTTRSATTSITYNTPSWKVHTHTTDVGTDAALTKTFTYGAFGNVASVAATGRGTTTFTYEGSGRFVTSTTNALGQADLSPVNTLTGTVIDYTDINGFKTIYNAYDALGRPTSITPPDKQAITIAYSWAVGEVPNAVWKVTTSRTGSGTTEEYHDLYGRTIQQNRPAPGGKTVVVRSTYNAQGELENQSLPGFTSPSSKVVFYTYDSYGRVASKTLPGKSYSYTYGNGSSKVTEMEIHSNHSVAVTYNELGLPASVDGTDGKVNYTYNGLGQPIDVTTNGGVNNHYVYNYQTSTRTVTNSNSGTSTVTTNAWGQPTSVTDARGKTTTITYDAMGRVTSKSLPEGNMTYHYDSQVKGALDNVSFGIQTRTFNYDIGNYGRLTSVEDEIDGQTFTHDITYDGSGRVLTLTYPNNFTVSYTYDGNSFTSSIISGGKAIWTRGTETALGQPVDYLLGNGVTTKYTYDNNHHIASITDGNIFSQSYVVNGATGNMECRTDNLRSGLKETFTYDVQNRLTSISPGSGATFRASSLSYLDNGNIARKSDAGSYSYQSLLPNAVTEIDPASGSALPTTPQKVTYSSYSQPVTIAVGTRQDSLVLSYGTDLQRVEEQTYSGGTLAETRYLVGDYEKVVKPGGGEKHYCYVSSPYGVVAVSITDGTTTTLHYLHTDYLGSVVAISNTSGVREQEMSYDAWGRRRNPGDWTYDSLPDPSTYLINRGYTFHEHYDKLGLINMNGRVYDPVVGRFLSVDPLVGNPLNSQDYNGYSYCGNNPLAFTDPSGYQK
- a CDS encoding T9SS type A sorting domain-containing protein; protein product: MKTFTYACLFALLTTAAASASGQNIGFTYDASGNRVERLLITLKVPQAPGAATDTTGKEPLVPISFKDLRVFPNPTQGLVTVDYPNFTDGDVITYAVYSSGGQLVMQGRSATSQLDLDFSTKPAGIYIVKLSKSGATVDMQVVKQ
- the tnpA gene encoding IS200/IS605 family transposase, whose amino-acid sequence is MPYTTLYVHVVWTTKDKQPLLAKTIRQQLFAHIRENAASKNIVIAAIGGHLDHAHCLISLEPTQTLANVMNLIKGESSFWINKNHLLPQKFEWQDDYFGITVSPSVFENVRNYILNQERHHQKKTFSQEYDEFIDACGKNN